The following proteins are encoded in a genomic region of Rhizobium sp. CCGE531:
- a CDS encoding DUF1499 domain-containing protein: MTIRFDRPVSHAARAARLIASFALVLCGVTLIGYRFGPLETPYFVLLLLISAGCAVLSVLLALVGLAQLWRNAAIGGVSAVKALVYAALPLAIFGFGAERHWSRPPIYEISTDLNEPPEWLATPDARQMWLPPRHLVTQQEREAQFDAYPALISRRYEGASDRVLEAVRKVARDRHITIVKADGADVADPNGNVKPKRRARSRTVNPAQNDSVVGDVPDIVPVPTPRPFRDGVAEIIRQNTDVILQGETRTRILGLPCDLVIRIREEAETTLVDIRVASRYGQNDLGVSADLADGYLKALDAELLGIAGS; this comes from the coding sequence ATGACCATCCGCTTCGACCGTCCCGTTTCACATGCCGCCCGCGCCGCGCGTCTGATCGCTTCGTTTGCCCTGGTGCTCTGCGGCGTGACGCTGATCGGCTATCGCTTCGGGCCGCTGGAAACGCCTTATTTCGTGCTGCTGCTGCTGATTTCTGCCGGCTGCGCCGTGCTTTCGGTGCTGCTGGCGCTGGTCGGCCTTGCACAGCTCTGGCGGAATGCCGCCATCGGCGGCGTCTCCGCCGTCAAGGCGCTCGTCTATGCCGCTTTGCCGCTTGCTATTTTCGGTTTCGGCGCCGAACGCCACTGGAGCCGACCGCCGATCTACGAGATTTCGACCGATCTAAACGAGCCGCCGGAATGGCTGGCAACGCCGGACGCCAGGCAGATGTGGCTGCCGCCGCGCCATCTGGTGACGCAGCAGGAGCGCGAGGCGCAGTTCGACGCCTATCCCGCTTTGATCAGCCGTCGCTACGAGGGGGCTTCCGACCGCGTGCTGGAAGCGGTGCGCAAGGTCGCGCGTGACCGTCACATCACCATCGTCAAGGCTGATGGCGCCGATGTCGCGGATCCGAATGGCAATGTGAAGCCGAAGCGCCGCGCCCGCTCGCGGACCGTCAATCCCGCGCAGAATGACAGTGTCGTCGGCGACGTGCCCGATATCGTCCCGGTGCCGACGCCGCGTCCCTTCCGCGATGGCGTGGCGGAAATCATCCGCCAGAATACCGACGTCATCCTGCAGGGCGAAACCCGCACCCGCATCTTAGGCCTGCCGTGCGACCTGGTGATCCGCATTCGCGAGGAGGCGGAAACGACGCTGGTCGATATCCGCGTCGCCTCCCGCTACGGCCAGAACGATCTCGGCGTCAGCGCCGACCTGGCCGATGGCTACCTGAAGGCGCTGGACGCGGAATTGCTCGGCATCGCCGGAAGCTGA